CTCGGCGATCAGTTCTGGTGGCGTTACCTGACCCGGTTTAAAGAGGATGCCAATCTCAAGGTAGTCAGAATTCATCAGCGAAAGGTCAAGCTCCAGTGACTGGGCAACGAAAATGGCTCCCCGTTTGAGAGCCTCCATGTCGAACGGCTGGCACTCGAGACCGAGACAGCCATCGTAGTAGCTGAAGCCTGACGTATAACCGGCAAGTATTTCGGGACGTTCAGGTACGGGGATTTCTACATAGATCGTACGGTCCATGAGTTGATATTCGCCGCGGTAGATGATTTCCGGCGTACCCAATGATTTGAGACGGTCAATGTTTGCCAGAACCTGCTGCCGCCCGCGTTCGAAGTCAACTGTGACCGTGGAGATGTGCGATTCGAGCAGCGTCAAGACTTCCTGCACATCGAGCGAAGGAGAGTCTTCCGAAGGGAAAAAGAGTTCGGCTGTGAGTTGAAAGTCAGGATCTGGCATTCGCTTTGCCAATCAAGGAATAATTGGTGATGACGCCCACGGGGAGTTCGGTTTTTCCGTCGTGAATACGTGTTTTTTGTTTCAACTGATGAATGGCAAGCTGGAGCTGCTCCAGGTTGGATGCGATGATTCTTCCGCCGCCGGGTTGAATCAGAATGAGGTAACCGGGAGTGGACGGATTGGGTTTCCAGGAGCCGACTTCGAGCCAGAGTGCACAACCGGGATTCTGGGTTACCTGCAAAACATTGAGCGGATTATTGAGAGATTTCGTCAGGCGTGCGGCTGCGGATATGATTTCGGGGGAACTGGTTTTGGGGATTGCGACGGGCCATGGCCAGTTGGTGTACTTTGTGTGTTGGGGAGCTGACTCAATTTCGCTATTGATTTGAGAACGAGCAGAAAAGGGGATGGTCAGGAAGAACAAAATAAAACTGCAGCAAATAAAACGGTTCATAAGTCCGACCTCCGATTGTTTGGTTAATGCAGGATAGAATTTATCCTATTTGATTTACTATGCTGAGTGCTAGATTATTCTTGTGACTTTGAGATTTTCTGTATGGCTGATAGAAACCGGGTGGCACCGAATGAAATTCGGTGTTGTCATTGACAACAGGAGGTTTGGATGATGCTTTCTGGTTTGTAACAACATGCGAAACTCTACTTTTACATCGGGAGTCAATTTTTGTAAGACCGAATTACTTGGATCGAGTCGTTATTCTGTCACCTCCTGCTCGCTGCGCTCGGCCCGAATTACATTTGGGCCTACCCTTTTTGCTTATTTTCGAAGGATTTTTCCCTGCTTCAGAACCATTGAACCTGTCATGGGTCTATGAGATAGGAGTATGAATCTGATGAGTCAAGATTATCGATACGACGCTGGTTCGCCGCCGCGATTATGGTACATTACAGCAGGAAGACGATATATAATTATGCTGCGCGGGAGTTGTATTCTGGAACTGTTGATGCTCGAAGAAGAGATCAGAAAGGCCAGACATGTGGGGACAGCGGATCAGAAACATTCTCAAAGGAGTGTTTGGCGGTGCCTTTGTGGGTCTGTTTTTAGGGGCTTATACAGCGAGTTTAACACTCGGCCATGTGATTCAGAAAGCTGATTTCGTCCATCCGACCCTGTTTGAAATAGCTGAGTTGCGTTATCGGTGGACCTTGATACTCAGTTATCTATTTGTTTTCTCGTTAATGGGACCGTTCATTGCTGCGGTTACATTTGGTCCCTGGCTGCGGCATGCCGTCTATGGCTTGCTGGGTTGTGTTGCGCTCGTTGTCGGTGTGGCACTACTGGGTTCTCTCATCTTTGGAGAGCAACCTTTTAATCATTTCAAGGGAGCAAGTCGAACCTGTATTGATGCGGCGCGACTCTATGGGGTTCCGGCATCGTTTGTGATTGGGCCGATCGTGGGGATACTGATTGGCAGGAATCGAAAGGCTGGATGTATAGAGGATTCGGGTGATCTGTCTGCGACAATTTCACATGATAATTCCTGAAGATCCTGTTTTGTCTCTCCATCTCAATCTGTTAAACTGATTTACACAGACTTGAATTCACTGGAAGTCGATTGATGGATGTCTGGCCGAGGCGAATTAAGATATGAGCGAAATCTTGTCAGAAAAGAGCTGTCGGGCTAAACCCTTGTATGTTGTTTTGCCATTTGTCGTTACGGTCTTCTGGATTGGCGTCAGTGTTCTCGCTATCAATTATTTCTATTCAAGAACTGGTCGTTTCACCAGCGGCTCCGTCCTGGCTGTTCTCCTTGTTGGTGTTGTCCTGATCTTGATCTCGGGGGCAGGTATCTGGCAGGGCCTGGCTTACTGGCGCCGGTTTCGACTAACTCTCTCACAAGAGGCGATCACCAAGGTTGTCGGTACTGAGACCAACATGATTTCCATGGATGAAATTTCTCACCTTAACTGGCGATCGATATCAGGTGAGATCATTATCAGTTCAGCGGCCGACAAAATAAGAATCAATCTGGATCATTTCAAGCGAAGAGATCAACGCGATATCATTGGATTTCTCCGCACTATGGTGCCCCTGGAGCAGCAGGAGAAATGGGAGCCGTTTTCAGCAGCTCATCGACACACCATTGATCCGCACGTCCCTCTGACAAGACGCGAACGGCTCGTAACAGCATTCTGGCTCATTGCGACAGTGTTGATAGGATATCAGTGGTGGATTGAATCAGCGTGGCCATACCTGATGATGGCATTGACAGGTGTCTGGCTGACGATCCGAAGCTATCGGGGGACTTAGGAACTAATTGCAGGAAATGCTTTGCTGAAAATCGAGCGGAGAAAACTGTTCTATGAATAATTCACAAGTGACACCGACAAAAAACAAATTGATTGTTTCTACGATATGCTTCTTGTTGTCAGGCATTTTTTCCAGCTATTTCTGGTGGTCTGGTGAAGGAATAATTTTTCTGTTGAATGCAATCGTCTGTCTAAATTGTGTGTTCGATGCGATCAGGAGAATCTCTCTGAAAGATTAGCCGTTTCACTCAGTTGAGAAAGACAAAGTTGAACTGGAAACCAATCGTGAATCCGATCGCCTGTGATACTCTTGCTGGATCAGCTCATTATATGGGCCTGAGTGAAGTCAAAAAATTGCTGTTCGTTTAACCTGTTCTAAATAAGGCGGTGGTGGATGTGGAATTGGGGTGATCGTTTAAGAGAGAAATCTCCTACAGAAGAGGAGATGTATCGTCCTCGAAACTTCTATCTGGGAATATTGATTAGTCCGATTGTAATTCTTGTAGGACTCTATTTTTTCACGTTTCATTTTCTGGCCGATCTCCAAAGTTTTTACAAATTCAAGGACTCGGCACCCACGCCCGTGAGCCGAGTTTTGCATGTTGAACTTGTCGTGGAGGAAGGTGGAGAAGATTCGACAGAAAAGGTTGTTGTGAAATACGAGTACAAATACAAAGGAAAAATCTATACTGGCGATCGTGCTTCCATTTATCGCGGCGGTGACAATTTTGGTTCTTTTCAGCGCGATCTGTATCAGAAAGTCAAATTGTTTCAACAAAACAAAGGTGGCCAACTAGCCTGTTATGTGAATCCGCAGAATCCTGCTGAGTCAGTGCTTGATAATTCGTTTCGCCTCAGTCGCTTTCTGGTGGTTCTGGTGTTCTCCTTAGTACCATTGGGAATGGGATTGTATATTTTTATCGGCGTCTTGATGAATAAGGCACGCTATTTTGAGTCGAAATGATTTTCAAATCGCTTTTACGCTCCAACAAAGTATATTCTTCACACAGGCTCTGATTTTCTTGAACAATTCACTTTAAAATGCCTGATGAGTATCTACCTTGAATCCGATTGTCTATCACATTGCCTCGGGGCAGGCTTTCTTTACGGGAGTTGCGTTAGTCATTCTCGCGGCCCTGTTGTCGCTGCGTGAGCAACGCATGCCGCGGCGGTTGATGGTGCTCTCATTTCTGCTGGGAGTGATCGCGGTTGCGGTCTCTTCGACTCCCCTGCCTTGGTGGTTGTATGGCATGGCGGGGCTGTTAACACTGGTCTGGCTGGTGCTGCTGTTTCGAAGACGAGGACATCGGAGCGCCGCGTTTCTACTGATTGCTGTCTGGCTGGTGGCGCTATTGCTGGAGGTTCCTTATCATCTGACGCCGGGAGTGAAGCCGGTCGCATCGCGCAGTCTGACGGTGATTGGGGATTCGGTGACCGCCGGTCTAGGAGACAAAGAGAGCGAAACGTGGCCACGAATTCTGGAGCGGCTACACGGCGTTTCTGTTCAGGACCTTTCGCATGTTGGGGACACGGTTGCCGCGGCCCGGAAGCAAGTGGCGGCGACGGAGATTGATTCCCCGCTGGTGCTACTGGAAATTGGCGGGAATGACATACTGGGTTCGACGACGACGGCGCAGTTTGAAGCGAATCTGGATGGACTGTTATCCGAACTGACATCGCCGGGCCGTCAGCTGGTGATGTTGGAACTGCCGCTGCCACCGTTTTATCATGAGTTTGGGCGCATTCAGCGTGAACTGGCGCGGAAACATGGCGTCAAACTGGTTCCGAAGCGGGTGTTTCTGTCAATCATCGCGGGTGGAGATGCGACGCTGGATAGTATTCATCTTTCACAGGCCGGCCATCAGAATATGGCGGAATTCGTCTGGCAAATTCTTGGCCCCGCTTATTCGTCTGAGTGATCTTGAAGACATTATCCCTGCATCATTTCCCAAACGTGACGACCTGCCGGACGGCGGCGCCGGTGGCGAGGGCGTCAAAGGCGGCGTTGATTTCGTCGAGTTGGATCGTGCGTGAGAGCAGTTGATCGACGGGGAGCAGACCGGCTTCGTACATGGCGATGAATCGAGGCAGGTCACGGCGGGGAACGGCTGAGCCCATGTAGGAGCCTTTGATGGTGCGTTCTTCGGCGACGAGACTGACGGCGGGGATCGAGAACATTTTGATTGGATGCGGCAGGCCGATGGTGATGGTGGTGCCGCCCCGTTTGGTGGCCGCGTACGCCTGTTGCAGGACCAGTTCGTTGCCTACACTTTCGAAGGCATAATCCACGCCGTTGGTGATGTCTTTGATCATGGTCACCGGGTCTTCTTCACCGGCGTTAATCAGATGTGTTGCTCCTGCCTGCACAGCGTGTTCGAGTTTATCGGGCAGGAGATCGACGGCGAAGATCGTTTCGGCGCCGGCAGCGCGGGCACCCATAATGGTACTTAAGCCGACACCACCCAGACCGAAGACGGCGACGCTGGAGCCGGGTTCCACTTTCGCGGTATTGACGACGGCCCCGACGCCGGTCATGACGGCGCAGCCAAACAGGGCCGCGGTGCTGAGAGGGAGTTGCGAATCGATCTTGATCAGCGATTCCTGGGCAACGACCGTGTGTTCTGAAAAGGCGGCGACGCCGAGGTGGTGGTTGATTTCCTGACCGGACAGACTGCTGAAGGGACGACGGCCGGAGAGCAACGTGCCGGCGATGTTGGCCTGGGCGCCGGGTTCACATAACGCCGGACGACCGGTGGCGCAGGGCAGACAGTGACCACAGAGGGGAACGAACGAGAAGACGACGTGGTCGTCGGGTTTTAAATCGTGTACCCCGGCGCCGACTTCGCGGACAATGCCGCTGGCTTCGTGGCCCATGACCATCGGCATCACGCGGGGACGGGAGCCGTCGATGGTCGAGAGGTCGGAGTGACACAAGCCAGCGCCCGCCATTTCAACAAGGACTTCCCCTGGCCCGGGATCGGCGAGGTTGACTTCTTCGACAACCAGCGGTTTTGACTCGGCATAGGGAGTCGGTTTTTCCATCTCATAGAGAACAGCGGCTCTGGTGAGCATAGTGGCATTCCTTTAACTGTGATCTGGTACCTGCTACTTCGGCACACCATCGTGACAGATTATGATCATGATGGCAAATCCAAAATGTGAGCTGTTGTCTGAAATGAGAAATGATGATTTCCAGAAGGATGATGGAAAAATATGATTAAGGAGCGATCGGGTAGCACCGAATGAAATTCGGTGTTGTCGCAAGACAACGGGAGGTTTCGGAACAATCGTTCTGCTTGAGTGGCAATATTCACTGCTCTTTTGTAAGGCCGTTTATCTATGATATGAGTGGTTGCTCTGAAACCTCCTGCTCGCTGCGCTCGGCCCGAATTGCATTCGGGCTTACCCTTTTCTTTCTTTGTGATCACTTTGTGGATCATGAAATCCCAAACTAGTTCATTCTGTTCTGTTCCGAATATTCACCCGTTTGATCGCTTATGAAGCGTTTATGAAGTCCTGAAATCGCTTTGTGATGTTGATAGATCGTTCTGCGAACGCGTTTGATAACGCACGAACATGCGAGGTGAATAGGGTGAACTATAGCGAGCAGCGAATTTGAGTATACTCTATGATTGTTGAGTCAAACGAATGTCGAAAACGGGTTTACCATTGTTTTCTCTGCTTGTGTTGCATTTTGAAACAATTGAGCTAACTGCTGAAAACAGAGGACGATAAATTTAGTAAGAATGTTGTGTCTCGCGCGCCCGACTTTATCTCCGCATAGCTTATTTCGTTTCGGGGTGCTGTCAAGCTGTTGATCGGGAAGTAAGTTCAGCGGCTGTGCACCGAGATTTGTTCCCTGGTTCCTGACGGTTTGAGTTGGCGCTCGTTTTCATATCAGTATGCTGTTATACTGCTGCATCAAAATTTGCTCACCGACCCTGAAGGAAAGTTGAGAGACTTATGGCCAGTGTGGAACCGACCAAATCGTACGTGCGTTATCGCGTGATTTTTGCCTGCATGCTGATGGCGATTCTGTTGTATCTGGATCGATTCTGTATTTCTTTCGCCGAGGTCTTTATTAAAGATGAGCTGGGATTGACCGATCATCAAATTGGGATCCTGCTCGGTTCGTTTTTTGTCTCCTACGCGTTATGCCAGGTGCCCTCTGGTTGGTTTAGTGACCGCTTTGGTGCACGGAAAATGTTGACGCTCTATATTCTCATGTGGTCGCTATTCACAGCTTTGACGGGATTTGCGACCGGATTTGTCATGCTGTTAATATTTCGATTGGGATTTGGACTGAGCCAGGCCGGCGCGTATCCCACGAGCGCCAATGTTGTCAGCAAGTGGATGCCTTTAACGGAACGCGGGTTTGCCAGCAGCATGGTCACCGTCGGCGGACGGATTGGCGGCGCCCTGGCGCCGGTATTGACTGCGTTTTTGATTATCCTGTTTGTGCCGATGTCGGAATCCTCGGATCTCAAATCCGGGGATATTATGAATCCTCACAATCTGGCAGAGACATTTCTGGAGCGTGTAGACG
This genomic interval from Gimesia alba contains the following:
- a CDS encoding DUF3592 domain-containing protein, with translation MYRPRNFYLGILISPIVILVGLYFFTFHFLADLQSFYKFKDSAPTPVSRVLHVELVVEEGGEDSTEKVVVKYEYKYKGKIYTGDRASIYRGGDNFGSFQRDLYQKVKLFQQNKGGQLACYVNPQNPAESVLDNSFRLSRFLVVLVFSLVPLGMGLYIFIGVLMNKARYFESK
- a CDS encoding SGNH/GDSL hydrolase family protein; the protein is MNPIVYHIASGQAFFTGVALVILAALLSLREQRMPRRLMVLSFLLGVIAVAVSSTPLPWWLYGMAGLLTLVWLVLLFRRRGHRSAAFLLIAVWLVALLLEVPYHLTPGVKPVASRSLTVIGDSVTAGLGDKESETWPRILERLHGVSVQDLSHVGDTVAAARKQVAATEIDSPLVLLEIGGNDILGSTTTAQFEANLDGLLSELTSPGRQLVMLELPLPPFYHEFGRIQRELARKHGVKLVPKRVFLSIIAGGDATLDSIHLSQAGHQNMAEFVWQILGPAYSSE
- a CDS encoding zinc-dependent alcohol dehydrogenase family protein, which translates into the protein MLTRAAVLYEMEKPTPYAESKPLVVEEVNLADPGPGEVLVEMAGAGLCHSDLSTIDGSRPRVMPMVMGHEASGIVREVGAGVHDLKPDDHVVFSFVPLCGHCLPCATGRPALCEPGAQANIAGTLLSGRRPFSSLSGQEINHHLGVAAFSEHTVVAQESLIKIDSQLPLSTAALFGCAVMTGVGAVVNTAKVEPGSSVAVFGLGGVGLSTIMGARAAGAETIFAVDLLPDKLEHAVQAGATHLINAGEEDPVTMIKDITNGVDYAFESVGNELVLQQAYAATKRGGTTITIGLPHPIKMFSIPAVSLVAEERTIKGSYMGSAVPRRDLPRFIAMYEAGLLPVDQLLSRTIQLDEINAAFDALATGAAVRQVVTFGK